In Planctomycetaceae bacterium, a single window of DNA contains:
- a CDS encoding DUF6797 domain-containing protein → MGWPATHRCAMSVVSGILVWFSADLSAQDVTKPLKPFPQNRLKSFYFHQAEQLLDADQIPDLIPQFPGLDGGAFGHWGQNPEEVNFDHTLNDVDTGNVVRQVINHFGTATTKGVAVHVDKDSSTTVLFDPEKMSFVDTWQDGFVQWGVSRFGVIGGVQAKGRQWIGLNQSGWHLPEKTQARYEGFFRNGTTVVFQYRVGSARLLDAMTFHGGRLIRTIRSDQTLGEGVHLKLMTCRNDVVMGRQRKEAGVGTSGPLVYSSRISDDSMVVVTQAHSLNSQLVASDNDLVVEFTRSTNETPDSGTLVQLELSIEPIIDAASPGTAVELADVVELAELAKGGAGQWVSQTVTTTGVPGSAGDGYAIDTLTVPFGEKNPFRTPMRLCGIGSLSDGRIVVSTLIGDVWLVTSSGDDLKEIHWQRIAAGFYQPLGLVVHNDQIVVLGRDQVTRLHDLNGDLETDFYECLTNDYPTTPGHDFCTSLQQDQMGNLYWFTAAQNFGVTMLKDAFHDPVSTKPASIATGLRNSNGIGVSSDGSVVYATVQEGTWTPASAIFEVRNGSYHGFNGPRDGTGKYGYDLPLCFLPRGVDNSSGELAFLPQDRRLGPLSGATIGTSFGDCSYYVVLREVVNGKYQGGIVPMPGEFESGACRLSFNQYDGCIYVAGTSGWQSYAQKNGCLQRIRYTGRPVVLPTSVEARNNGLLVRFSDKIDADSVQLSNVFCQQWNYLYSAAYGSPEYSVKDPGRQAHDFVRVESVHVLSDQQSVFLEIPELHPVMQFHLHMRLRNSDGQMFTPDAYTSIFELGPAFTEFEGYELIAKRRDPDFPVAEKFALDPRLSAQDQYGTNFGWVQSATKLSISAIPGLQYEPRRLRIAPRRRVALTFHNTDPSMPHNIAIVKADSADAFAEKAMMLASNPRAIATHYVPQDSAEICFSPILNPLDQYTVYFEAPEEQGEYRIICTYPGHSRVMRGTLFVLPDDQPMPEETDAPVRRFVRNWQLQELSDAAETMTSRSYENGKAVFVQAGCVKCHRIGSDDSGLSGSITSALGPDLSKVRERFRGAKLLQQVLEPSAEISKQHQTWIVVTNEGRTLTGLMTDSSDTSVTLVTNPLIPDHKTIVARSDIDEILASDRSTMPEGLLMVFDRDEILDLLAYIQSGANDQDEVFRK, encoded by the coding sequence ATGGGCTGGCCTGCTACTCATCGCTGTGCGATGTCCGTTGTTTCCGGGATTCTGGTTTGGTTTTCTGCGGACCTGTCAGCGCAGGATGTGACGAAGCCATTGAAACCGTTTCCACAGAATCGCCTGAAGAGCTTTTACTTTCATCAGGCGGAGCAACTTCTGGATGCAGATCAAATTCCGGATTTGATCCCGCAGTTCCCGGGACTGGATGGCGGCGCATTCGGACACTGGGGACAAAACCCCGAAGAGGTCAATTTTGACCATACACTGAACGACGTTGATACGGGAAATGTTGTTCGACAGGTGATCAATCATTTTGGGACAGCGACGACAAAAGGAGTGGCTGTTCATGTTGACAAAGACTCCTCCACCACGGTGCTGTTCGATCCGGAAAAAATGTCATTTGTGGATACATGGCAGGACGGTTTCGTGCAGTGGGGTGTCAGCCGGTTTGGTGTGATTGGCGGAGTACAGGCGAAGGGCCGACAGTGGATTGGTCTGAATCAGAGCGGCTGGCATCTGCCGGAAAAGACGCAGGCGCGGTATGAAGGTTTTTTCCGCAATGGAACGACCGTCGTATTCCAGTATCGTGTGGGTTCTGCTCGCCTGCTGGATGCTATGACGTTCCATGGCGGAAGGCTGATTCGAACAATCCGGAGCGATCAGACCTTGGGCGAAGGTGTTCATCTGAAACTGATGACCTGCAGAAATGATGTGGTGATGGGAAGGCAACGGAAGGAAGCCGGGGTTGGTACTTCCGGTCCACTCGTGTATTCGTCACGGATTTCGGACGATTCGATGGTGGTTGTCACGCAGGCTCACAGTCTTAACAGTCAGCTTGTCGCATCAGACAACGATCTGGTCGTCGAATTTACGCGTTCGACCAATGAAACGCCGGACTCAGGAACGTTGGTGCAACTGGAGCTTTCCATCGAGCCCATCATTGACGCTGCTTCGCCAGGGACCGCCGTTGAATTAGCGGATGTTGTGGAATTAGCGGAGCTGGCAAAAGGCGGGGCCGGCCAATGGGTCTCACAGACCGTAACGACAACGGGTGTCCCCGGAAGTGCCGGCGACGGATATGCGATCGACACGCTGACGGTGCCGTTCGGGGAAAAAAATCCTTTTCGGACACCCATGCGTCTTTGTGGGATTGGATCGCTCAGCGATGGACGAATCGTTGTTTCCACGCTGATTGGTGATGTCTGGCTGGTGACATCTTCAGGGGATGATCTGAAAGAAATTCACTGGCAGCGCATTGCCGCCGGGTTCTATCAGCCACTTGGTCTGGTCGTGCATAACGACCAGATCGTTGTACTTGGTCGAGATCAGGTGACGCGACTGCATGATTTGAATGGAGATCTGGAAACGGACTTCTACGAATGCCTGACCAACGACTACCCCACAACGCCTGGTCACGACTTTTGTACATCGCTGCAGCAGGATCAGATGGGGAATCTATACTGGTTCACGGCGGCACAAAACTTTGGCGTCACGATGCTGAAAGATGCGTTTCACGATCCGGTTTCGACAAAGCCCGCGTCGATTGCTACCGGTCTTCGCAATTCCAATGGCATAGGAGTTTCTTCAGACGGATCTGTTGTCTACGCGACCGTTCAGGAGGGGACCTGGACACCTGCTTCTGCGATATTTGAAGTCCGTAACGGAAGCTATCACGGCTTCAATGGACCTCGCGATGGAACTGGCAAGTACGGATATGACTTGCCTCTGTGCTTTCTGCCCCGGGGCGTTGATAATTCTTCTGGTGAACTCGCTTTTCTTCCACAGGACCGTCGCCTGGGTCCGCTTTCAGGCGCGACGATCGGCACGTCCTTTGGCGACTGCAGTTACTATGTTGTTCTTCGCGAAGTTGTGAACGGAAAATACCAGGGCGGAATCGTGCCGATGCCCGGAGAATTTGAAAGTGGCGCGTGTCGACTGAGCTTCAATCAGTACGACGGTTGTATCTACGTTGCCGGCACAAGCGGCTGGCAAAGTTACGCTCAGAAGAACGGCTGCCTCCAGCGAATTCGTTATACAGGTCGCCCCGTGGTCTTGCCAACATCCGTCGAAGCGCGAAACAACGGCCTTCTGGTGCGATTCAGCGATAAGATCGACGCAGATTCGGTTCAGCTTTCCAATGTCTTCTGTCAGCAATGGAATTATCTCTACAGTGCTGCGTACGGTTCTCCGGAGTATTCCGTCAAAGACCCCGGACGACAGGCGCACGACTTTGTGAGGGTGGAATCCGTACACGTGCTGTCCGATCAGCAGTCTGTGTTTCTGGAGATTCCTGAGCTTCATCCTGTCATGCAGTTTCATCTGCACATGCGTCTTCGAAATTCGGACGGGCAAATGTTTACGCCGGATGCCTATACGTCCATATTTGAACTGGGTCCAGCGTTTACAGAATTCGAAGGGTACGAACTGATTGCGAAACGACGTGACCCCGATTTTCCAGTCGCCGAAAAGTTCGCGCTCGACCCCAGACTGTCAGCGCAGGATCAATATGGAACCAATTTTGGATGGGTGCAGTCGGCAACCAAACTTTCGATTTCGGCCATCCCCGGTCTACAGTATGAACCCCGTCGACTACGCATTGCACCGCGCAGACGTGTGGCATTGACGTTTCACAACACTGATCCCAGCATGCCCCATAACATTGCAATCGTTAAGGCTGACTCTGCTGATGCGTTTGCGGAAAAGGCGATGATGCTGGCCAGTAATCCGCGTGCCATTGCAACTCACTATGTGCCGCAGGATTCGGCAGAAATCTGTTTCTCACCGATCCTGAATCCGCTGGATCAATATACCGTCTACTTTGAGGCTCCGGAAGAACAGGGCGAGTATCGAATCATTTGCACCTACCCTGGGCATTCGCGAGTGATGCGAGGCACATTGTTTGTTCTTCCGGATGACCAGCCCATGCCCGAAGAAACGGATGCCCCGGTTCGTCGGTTTGTCCGGAACTGGCAACTGCAGGAATTGAGCGATGCTGCAGAAACGATGACGTCGCGGTCTTATGAAAATGGGAAAGCTGTTTTCGTTCAGGCAGGCTGTGTTAAATGCCATCGCATCGGCTCAGACGACTCTGGGTTATCAGGTTCGATCACTTCGGCGCTTGGACCAGATCTCAGCAAGGTCCGTGAGCGGTTCCGTGGGGCAAAATTGCTGCAACAGGTTTTGGAGCCATCTGCTGAGATCAGCAAGCAGCACCAGACATGGATTGTTGTCACCAACGAGGGCCGTACTCTGACAGGCTTGATGACCGACTCCAGCGACACCTCCGTTACTCTGGTCACCAATCCGCTTATCCCTGACCATAAGACCATTGTTGCTCGCAGTGATATTGACGAAATCCTTGCATCCGATCGTTCAACAATGCCCGAAGGACTACTCATGGTTTTCGACCGCGACGAGATTCTGGATCTTCTGGCATATATCCAGTCCGGTGCCAATGACCAGGACGAAGTCTTTCGAAAATGA
- a CDS encoding DUF2235 domain-containing protein, translating to MTSSAENTNLPKNKSIIICSDGTGNVGGNAAPTNVWRIHKAVRKLTKEKNERQILIHQDGVGTSTFLPLEVIGKAISFGITSNLEQLYARLMEVYEPGDRIYMFGFSRGAFTIRTLAYMLHVCGLADKRDRDSRQLHTIDRIREISRKAVIAYKCRHVIESAGPDSPATTVADQFRTTFGVSADQSDLDKSHEIGRVPISFVGVWDTVAAVGLPFENLTQWLFGFWCRVIKRPAFRWLTLTTLNFHRPPKTSWKEWKDDDLHPGIQSAFHAISIDDERETFRPLLWLEFNRDGSRKKNTVKQVWFPGVHANVGGGYAKDQLAHVSLVWMIRHAEAAGLEFDETLKATYEQEADPLGTLHDSRAGLAVYYRYRPRVIEQFAKEVGIDGSSYVDASGRQQHNLPFIHHSTLARIENFGLDYAPSGIPGPNQYEEESEAFVPLIKPLDVGETTKSFGPEITVNGVPVGEITAENFTKAARQSAGREMLNPSEQRWRQNFGPNNRPGTYKALESIDPPVAGFAATPPLSGSLPGEPPLDVEELEKAVSKYRQLAADYTAGYVIIRRSCYYAWIVLSIIAIAIGLFWQPGQATNCLSWAIDRANQSLYGLIAVTVDSARALATWPVEAALGRGIALEIVTMLFSPVPLIVLTPPLVAFVILSLRSRRRVQYPAEQHTSAALALFGRTMVIMLIAWVTRPAIALVVEWIAPGFVEPLLHGVFGSPIIFTFLSGALYLTNRLNNLCCDRIREWNVLSWRYSRHEKEVRHPDVDRFDRWAQKLQRIIRHRHGVFGKASDLLGRFVVPAVGVGILVAVFSYPVWITIKDVLIRIRLQRHDSAAAAAAQTVTSPANNQSGSPEPFIVEGSAVLATGMYLRAGQVYVGRFEQPSWQDGDYHAGKEGVEYENRAMKLAGPLRRMSTKYMTLCGCMNDPTAPAFLIRDQQPFSPPSDGYLFLFANDVPGFYFNNTGELRVTIQPL from the coding sequence ATGACAAGCAGCGCTGAGAATACCAACCTTCCAAAAAACAAGTCGATTATTATTTGTTCCGACGGAACGGGGAATGTCGGTGGAAACGCAGCTCCCACAAATGTCTGGCGAATCCACAAAGCCGTCAGGAAACTGACAAAGGAGAAAAACGAGCGACAGATACTGATCCATCAGGATGGAGTCGGGACCTCCACCTTTCTGCCGCTGGAAGTCATCGGGAAGGCCATCAGTTTTGGAATCACCAGCAATCTGGAACAGCTCTACGCTCGATTGATGGAAGTTTACGAACCGGGCGACCGTATCTATATGTTCGGCTTCAGCCGCGGAGCATTCACCATCCGGACTCTGGCGTACATGCTTCATGTCTGTGGATTGGCAGATAAGCGAGATCGAGACAGTCGGCAGCTACACACAATTGATCGCATCCGCGAAATCTCAAGAAAAGCAGTCATCGCATACAAGTGCCGCCACGTTATCGAGTCCGCCGGGCCGGATTCTCCCGCAACAACGGTTGCCGACCAGTTTCGAACAACATTCGGGGTTTCCGCAGACCAATCCGATCTGGACAAGAGCCACGAAATTGGTCGCGTTCCCATCAGTTTCGTTGGTGTGTGGGACACTGTTGCCGCGGTGGGACTTCCATTCGAAAACCTGACGCAGTGGCTATTCGGCTTCTGGTGCCGGGTGATCAAAAGGCCCGCCTTTCGCTGGCTGACACTGACGACGCTGAACTTCCATCGGCCACCAAAGACAAGCTGGAAGGAATGGAAGGATGATGATCTGCATCCAGGTATCCAGAGCGCATTCCACGCCATTTCAATCGATGACGAACGCGAAACGTTTCGACCACTCCTGTGGCTGGAGTTCAACAGGGACGGCTCACGCAAGAAAAACACGGTGAAACAAGTCTGGTTCCCGGGTGTTCATGCCAACGTTGGAGGCGGTTACGCAAAAGACCAGTTGGCCCATGTTTCGCTCGTCTGGATGATCAGACATGCCGAAGCCGCCGGTCTTGAATTCGACGAGACCCTCAAGGCAACTTATGAACAGGAGGCCGATCCGCTCGGCACACTACACGATTCGCGAGCGGGACTTGCCGTCTATTATCGATACCGGCCTCGCGTGATCGAACAATTCGCCAAAGAAGTCGGTATCGACGGAAGTAGTTACGTTGATGCCAGCGGAAGACAACAGCACAACTTGCCGTTTATTCATCACAGCACGCTGGCTCGCATCGAAAACTTTGGCCTGGATTACGCCCCTTCCGGAATCCCCGGGCCGAATCAATACGAGGAAGAATCCGAAGCATTCGTGCCCCTGATCAAGCCCCTTGATGTTGGGGAAACAACGAAATCGTTCGGACCGGAAATCACCGTCAACGGAGTTCCCGTCGGAGAGATCACTGCCGAGAACTTCACGAAAGCGGCGAGGCAATCGGCTGGCCGTGAAATGCTGAATCCATCAGAACAACGCTGGAGACAGAACTTCGGTCCGAATAACCGTCCAGGGACGTACAAAGCACTGGAGTCCATCGATCCTCCCGTTGCCGGTTTCGCAGCAACACCCCCTTTGTCCGGGTCGCTTCCTGGCGAACCGCCACTGGACGTGGAGGAACTGGAAAAAGCTGTCAGCAAGTACCGCCAACTGGCGGCTGACTACACAGCCGGCTACGTCATCATCAGGAGGTCATGTTATTACGCATGGATTGTGCTTTCGATCATCGCCATTGCCATTGGGCTATTTTGGCAGCCGGGGCAAGCCACCAACTGTCTCTCATGGGCAATCGATCGTGCCAACCAGTCGCTGTACGGCCTGATTGCGGTCACCGTCGATAGCGCGCGTGCTCTTGCCACCTGGCCTGTGGAAGCTGCCCTGGGGCGAGGGATCGCCCTGGAAATAGTGACGATGCTGTTTTCACCAGTTCCGCTCATCGTACTGACACCCCCGCTGGTTGCGTTTGTGATTCTCAGTCTTCGATCCCGGCGACGGGTTCAGTATCCAGCGGAACAGCATACGAGTGCTGCTCTTGCATTATTTGGACGTACGATGGTCATCATGCTTATCGCATGGGTCACACGGCCAGCCATCGCTCTCGTCGTGGAATGGATCGCACCAGGTTTTGTCGAACCACTCCTCCATGGCGTCTTCGGATCACCGATTATTTTCACCTTCTTGTCGGGGGCACTGTACCTGACAAATCGCCTCAACAACCTCTGCTGCGATCGGATTCGTGAATGGAATGTCCTGTCCTGGAGATACTCTCGCCATGAGAAAGAAGTTCGGCATCCGGATGTGGATAGATTTGATCGCTGGGCTCAGAAGCTTCAGAGAATCATCAGACATCGCCATGGAGTTTTCGGTAAGGCGAGCGACCTGCTGGGACGGTTCGTGGTGCCAGCGGTCGGGGTTGGCATCCTGGTCGCGGTCTTTTCTTACCCCGTTTGGATTACCATCAAAGACGTGCTCATTCGCATTCGCCTGCAAAGGCACGACTCTGCGGCAGCCGCGGCAGCCCAAACCGTGACAAGTCCTGCGAATAATCAATCCGGGTCTCCTGAACCATTCATCGTCGAAGGCTCAGCTGTTCTGGCAACAGGGATGTACCTTCGCGCTGGTCAGGTCTATGTCGGACGCTTCGAACAACCATCCTGGCAGGACGGTGATTATCACGCTGGGAAAGAGGGCGTTGAATACGAGAATCGGGCAATGAAGCTGGCGGGACCACTCCGGCGAATGAGCACCAAATACATGACATTGTGTGGATGCATGAATGATCCAACCGCACCCGCATTTCTCATCAGAGACCAACAACCCTTTTCACCACCTTCTGATGGATACTTGTTCCTGTTCGCAAACGACGTTCCGGGATTTTACTTCAACAATACCGGAGAGTTGAGGGTGACAATTCAGCCCCTTTAG
- a CDS encoding tubulin-like doman-containing protein, with the protein MANTEIVSTAVVGGDTREPGTALAAGERIIAGYELQDCIGVGGYGEVWRAIGPGGFPKAVKILFGKVDGPQAETEMKSLNLMRELRHPFLLNVERVELIGGRLIVVTELADCSLDKRFSDIIAAGGRGIPRDELIGFLRDAADALDFMSEHHGLQHLDIKPENLLIQGTHAKVGDFGLTKNVAISRASLVSGFTPLYAPPELFEGRATRSSDQYSLAIVYQTMLTGVPPFNGRTAAQLTAQHLHSKPDLSSLSNGDRSVVARALSKNANSRFSGCRQFVDELAKRRTGGGPSNRLPAMPLRDQDNSLTKVVEPGLVGTTQSTPLRPSRQLPLVAPDQGIRHRPTLFIGVGGLGAEILSSLHQKLHEQFCSTQLSTVGFVVVDSDSDVIRQIQNGLSEQEHLPFREVAIPLRSTQQYRKVADEHLTWLSRRWLFNIPRSGNVEGMRPLGRLALIDHQSKVRDVITAAIGELIVEGNAAKSSEQTGWQFDEDSIDVCLVGSTAGGTSSGMLLDMGFLLRRILRMNGLHHNPRILGMLLHGTSAGGRNTDAQDANSVCFLKELQLYGLPGADLPADIRASGTVARPLDAAWFVHMGDDLTTADYDRHVERVAEYLRTWSMSPHRAILETWRKEDDADSASAASELTLHTIGYSAIDIETWRDASADSERLAHQCIRRWAAAFGNSPEKATNSESDDHHDVSGCGREGSPELEQLFQSLSLTNSQILEFMPTLLRGEIAKRIEIYANDVWRRICGNIRSESDLTDLASKLAETITHDASSTSQSMDSVARITQTVRQGLIARLQQSYKKITSHLSEVVDQPHRVWNARYTLESCYSRVEAAIAACTSQKTDIQQSFSELCETFMRKVESESTTTSQLAPQNFCQQYCMLMTCQTVCQCVIGHLVSLREFVEKQRRDTMEKLRDQLLTISGGLTMNGNTNSEMSESVVAAFDQYLAASGQFRIGALLTQAVTPAKAQGILLSDASSFLMMHRESEINSGDNDTESMPTVRENFPANARPVLSNVGGGHRVLSLIPESAAQDTWKSRFQAEFGECVQVESSKGTQVSAFYEGSSIVIPAVIDALTHLRPNVEEMSDRLHTRKDVAW; encoded by the coding sequence ATGGCGAACACGGAGATCGTTTCTACTGCCGTTGTTGGAGGTGATACTCGCGAACCGGGGACAGCGCTGGCTGCGGGTGAGCGCATTATTGCAGGGTATGAACTTCAGGACTGCATCGGGGTTGGCGGCTACGGCGAAGTCTGGCGAGCCATCGGCCCGGGCGGTTTTCCAAAAGCCGTCAAGATCCTGTTCGGCAAGGTGGACGGGCCGCAGGCCGAAACCGAAATGAAGTCTCTGAACCTGATGCGCGAATTGCGGCATCCGTTTCTGCTGAATGTCGAACGAGTAGAACTCATCGGTGGAAGGTTAATTGTCGTTACAGAACTGGCAGACTGCAGTCTCGATAAACGATTCAGCGATATCATCGCGGCTGGTGGCCGCGGGATTCCACGGGATGAACTGATCGGATTTCTGCGCGATGCGGCGGATGCCCTGGATTTCATGTCCGAGCACCACGGTCTGCAACATCTGGACATCAAGCCAGAGAATCTTCTGATCCAGGGAACGCATGCCAAAGTCGGTGATTTCGGTCTCACGAAGAATGTTGCGATCTCGCGAGCATCCCTTGTGAGCGGATTCACACCGCTGTACGCGCCGCCTGAATTGTTTGAAGGCCGCGCGACGCGAAGCAGTGATCAGTACAGCCTCGCAATCGTTTACCAAACGATGCTCACGGGTGTGCCTCCATTCAACGGGCGAACCGCCGCTCAGCTGACAGCCCAGCATCTGCACAGTAAGCCGGATCTCTCATCATTGAGCAACGGTGATCGAAGTGTTGTCGCGCGTGCTTTGTCCAAGAATGCCAATAGTCGCTTTTCCGGTTGCCGACAGTTCGTCGATGAACTGGCAAAACGCCGGACGGGAGGTGGCCCGTCGAATCGACTGCCCGCAATGCCGCTCAGAGATCAGGATAACAGCCTGACCAAAGTGGTTGAGCCGGGTCTGGTAGGCACGACTCAGTCGACGCCACTTCGTCCATCCAGACAACTTCCACTGGTGGCTCCGGACCAGGGGATACGTCATCGGCCCACACTTTTCATCGGCGTCGGTGGCCTTGGAGCAGAGATCCTCAGTAGCCTGCATCAGAAACTGCATGAACAGTTCTGTAGTACTCAGCTCTCGACGGTTGGCTTTGTTGTCGTTGATTCAGACTCTGACGTCATTCGACAGATTCAGAACGGCTTGAGCGAGCAGGAACATCTGCCTTTCCGGGAAGTGGCGATCCCACTTCGCTCGACGCAGCAGTACCGCAAAGTCGCCGATGAGCATCTGACATGGTTGAGCCGAAGATGGCTCTTCAACATTCCCCGTTCGGGAAACGTCGAAGGGATGCGCCCCCTGGGGCGACTTGCGCTGATTGATCATCAGTCAAAGGTGCGCGACGTAATTACGGCCGCGATTGGGGAACTGATCGTGGAAGGAAACGCTGCGAAGAGTTCCGAGCAAACGGGCTGGCAGTTCGACGAAGACTCAATTGACGTCTGTCTTGTTGGTTCGACCGCCGGCGGCACTTCCAGCGGAATGTTGCTGGATATGGGATTCCTCCTGCGACGCATCCTGCGGATGAACGGGCTTCACCACAATCCACGAATCCTTGGCATGTTGCTTCACGGCACCAGTGCCGGGGGGCGGAATACGGATGCACAGGATGCAAACTCTGTTTGTTTTCTGAAAGAGTTGCAACTTTACGGGCTCCCTGGAGCAGACCTGCCTGCAGATATTCGAGCATCCGGGACCGTGGCCAGACCACTCGACGCGGCCTGGTTTGTGCATATGGGCGACGATCTGACAACAGCAGATTATGACCGTCATGTGGAACGTGTGGCTGAGTATCTCCGGACATGGTCCATGTCTCCGCATCGGGCAATTCTCGAAACATGGCGAAAAGAAGATGATGCCGATTCAGCCAGCGCGGCTTCAGAACTGACACTGCATACCATTGGATATTCCGCAATCGATATCGAAACCTGGCGCGATGCGAGTGCCGATTCAGAACGATTGGCACATCAGTGTATTCGTCGGTGGGCTGCCGCGTTTGGCAACAGTCCTGAAAAGGCAACGAACTCGGAAAGTGACGACCACCATGATGTTTCGGGCTGCGGTCGGGAAGGATCGCCCGAACTGGAGCAGCTGTTTCAGTCCCTGTCACTAACCAACAGCCAGATCCTTGAGTTCATGCCGACACTGTTGCGAGGTGAGATCGCAAAGCGAATTGAAATCTATGCAAATGATGTCTGGCGTCGGATTTGCGGAAATATTCGATCGGAATCGGATCTGACAGACCTGGCGTCGAAGCTCGCGGAAACTATCACGCACGATGCGTCCAGTACTTCGCAGTCAATGGACTCGGTCGCCCGCATCACCCAAACGGTGCGGCAGGGTCTTATCGCTCGACTGCAGCAGTCGTACAAAAAGATCACCTCACATTTATCCGAAGTTGTCGACCAGCCTCATCGGGTGTGGAATGCCCGTTACACCCTGGAAAGCTGCTACAGTCGGGTTGAGGCAGCGATTGCAGCCTGTACCTCTCAGAAGACAGACATCCAGCAGTCTTTCAGTGAGCTTTGCGAAACGTTTATGCGAAAGGTCGAGAGCGAAAGCACGACCACATCACAATTGGCTCCCCAGAATTTCTGCCAGCAGTACTGCATGCTGATGACGTGTCAGACGGTTTGCCAATGTGTCATTGGACACCTGGTTAGCCTGCGGGAATTTGTTGAAAAACAACGCCGCGACACAATGGAAAAGCTGCGAGACCAACTGCTGACAATTTCCGGCGGATTGACGATGAACGGCAATACAAATTCGGAAATGAGCGAGTCCGTCGTGGCGGCCTTCGATCAGTATCTGGCCGCCTCGGGACAATTTCGAATTGGTGCTCTGCTGACACAGGCTGTGACGCCGGCCAAAGCTCAGGGAATTCTGCTTTCGGATGCCTCCAGCTTCCTGATGATGCATCGCGAATCTGAGATTAACAGTGGCGATAATGACACAGAGTCGATGCCGACAGTTCGCGAGAATTTCCCGGCGAATGCGAGGCCTGTTCTGAGCAACGTCGGCGGAGGTCACCGTGTGCTCAGTCTGATTCCTGAAAGTGCTGCTCAGGACACGTGGAAATCCCGATTTCAGGCAGAGTTCGGGGAATGTGTTCAGGTTGAATCGTCGAAGGGGACACAGGTTTCGGCCTTCTACGAGGGTTCATCGATTGTCATTCCCGCCGTCATAGATGCCCTGACCCACCTTCGACCCAATGTCGAAGAAATGTCAGACCGCCTACATACTCGAAAAGATGTCGCATGGTAG
- a CDS encoding AAA family ATPase codes for MSRSAKINAGDASLLSALMAGESFWPTDPRSLQEMGLSDPFVEALICRLLLSTGNMTGRQVATESSIPFRIAEGVLERLKSRRLVLHCGSASLNDYIYGLTDEGRKRAEVFYAECGYTGHAPVPLTDYVISVEAQAICDEPIRRAELRDAFYNVSINEDLIDMLGPAVNSGSGLFLYGAPGNGKSTLAHCVTSCFGQEIWIPYSIIDGRDIITVYDPSYHEIVEPTGDTAPYDRRWVRVRRPTVVVGGELTMDNLEIRHDPATRISEAPLQMKSNCGCLLIDDFGRQRISPTDLLNRWIIPLENRHDFLTLSSGKKIQVPFEQLIIFSTNLDPSELVDEAFLRRIPYRIEVRDPDETEFHLLFQIAADRMGCGYDRNAVDHLLKTYYRDQGRPLRRCHARDILLQVRNYCTYHDHPFEMLPEYFDAVSSCFFTRVKTRDFNPETQDRGDLPQHAALPGSN; via the coding sequence ATGTCACGTAGTGCAAAGATAAACGCCGGAGACGCCAGCCTGCTGTCAGCGTTAATGGCGGGTGAAAGCTTCTGGCCCACAGACCCGCGAAGTCTGCAGGAGATGGGTTTAAGCGATCCATTTGTGGAAGCACTGATTTGCCGCCTGCTGCTTTCAACCGGCAACATGACAGGTCGACAGGTCGCGACGGAATCGAGCATACCCTTCCGCATTGCAGAAGGTGTACTGGAACGGCTGAAGTCACGACGGCTTGTTCTCCACTGCGGCAGCGCAAGCCTGAACGATTACATTTATGGTTTGACGGACGAGGGCCGGAAACGGGCCGAGGTCTTTTATGCCGAATGTGGCTACACCGGGCATGCACCTGTGCCACTTACCGATTACGTAATCTCTGTTGAAGCACAGGCCATCTGCGACGAACCGATACGTCGGGCGGAATTGCGAGATGCATTCTATAACGTGTCGATCAACGAAGATTTGATTGATATGCTCGGACCGGCGGTGAACTCTGGCAGCGGTCTGTTTCTGTACGGTGCACCGGGGAACGGGAAATCCACGCTGGCCCACTGTGTCACCAGCTGTTTCGGCCAGGAAATCTGGATTCCGTATTCGATTATTGATGGTCGAGACATCATTACTGTCTACGACCCGTCCTACCACGAAATTGTGGAACCAACAGGGGACACCGCGCCGTATGATCGTCGCTGGGTTCGGGTGCGCCGTCCGACAGTTGTCGTCGGTGGCGAATTGACCATGGATAACCTGGAAATCCGCCACGATCCCGCGACACGAATCAGTGAAGCCCCGCTGCAAATGAAAAGCAATTGTGGCTGTCTGCTGATCGACGACTTCGGACGTCAGAGGATTTCACCAACGGACCTGCTGAATCGGTGGATTATCCCGCTGGAGAATCGTCACGATTTTCTCACTCTGTCATCTGGCAAGAAAATCCAGGTACCGTTCGAACAGCTGATCATTTTTTCAACAAACCTTGATCCATCGGAACTGGTGGACGAAGCTTTCCTGCGACGAATACCGTACCGCATCGAAGTTCGAGATCCGGATGAAACAGAGTTTCATTTGCTGTTTCAGATCGCAGCCGACCGTATGGGTTGCGGCTACGACCGAAACGCTGTCGACCACTTGCTGAAGACTTATTATCGCGATCAGGGCAGACCACTTCGAAGATGTCATGCCAGAGACATTCTTCTTCAGGTGCGAAATTACTGCACGTACCATGATCATCCCTTCGAGATGTTACCTGAGTACTTTGATGCGGTCTCAAGCTGCTTCTTCACACGCGTAAAAACCAGGGATTTCAATCCGGAAACGCAGGATCGAGGCGACCTGCCACAACACGCAGCTCTGCCTGGGAGTAACTGA